AATCCCTTTATAGAACGGCCTTTCATACGTTGAGTAAAAATACGGCGTATATGCCTTGAACTCAGCGGCGCATGTATCAACAATTTTGTATACGGCTTTTATCTGACTGCTCTTTCTGAACTCCCTGATTTTCTTCTCGTCTATCTGAAGAAGTGATGCAAGCCTTTTGTCGGAAAATCCGTATTCCTTCGCCTCCCTTAAAATTTCTATATGCTCATCCTTCAGCCTTCTGCCTTCAACTTTTTTAATCTCCTCCTCCATCTCAACAATTTCCCTGATATTATGAAGAAACCACGGGTCAATGCCGGTCAGTTCATATATTTCATCCACAGTCATTCCAATCCTCATGGAATGCGCAATATACCAGATGCGCTCCCAGTTCGGGATCTTGAGTTTAGTCCTTGTCTCATCAATATCCGCCTTCAAAGGCTCAAAACCGGAGCTGTCTATCTCAAGGCTTCTTATCGCCTTCTGCAATGATTCCTTAAAGGTCCTGCCTATTGACATGACCTCTCCCACGGATTTCATCTGCGTTGTAAGCACAGCGTCAGCCTCGGGAAATTTTTCAAAGGCAAACCTCGGGAATTTCACGACAACATAGTCTATCGCCGGCTCAAACGATGCAGGAGTTTCTTTTGTTATGTCATTGGGGACTTCATACAGTGTCAATCCCACCGCCAGCTTGGCGGCTATCCTGGCTATCGGAAATCCTGTTGCCTTTGACGCCAACGCAGAGCTTCTTGACACCCTCGGATTCATTTCAATAACAACCATACTGCCGTCTTTCGGATTAACCGCAAACTGTATGTTTGAACCGCCCGTGTCAACGCCTATCTCGCGTATTATGCTGATTGAGGCGTCTCTCATCATCTGGTATTCCTTGTCTGTAAGCGTCTGAGCAGGCGCAATTGTTATGGAATCGCCTGTGTGTATGCCCATGGGGTCAAAGTTTTCAATGGAGCAGATGATAACGACATTGTCCCTGCAGTCCCTCATGACCTCAAGCTCAAACTCCTTCCAGCCAATAACGGATTCCTCCACAAGCACCTGATGCACAGGGCTGAGCTGAAGCGCCCTGCTGATATTTTCCTTGTATTCATCAATGTTGTAGGCAATGCTTCCGCCTGTGCCGCCAAGCGTGAAAGAAGGCCTTAATATAGCAGGGAAACCGACGTATTCAATTGCCTTTAGTCCATCTTCCATGGAGCCCACATATCTGCTCTTCGGCGTCTCAAGCCCTATGCTGTTCATTGCCTCTTTGAATAATTCCCGGTCCTCCGCTTTTTTTATAGCATGAAGTTTTGCGCCTATCAACTCCACCTTATATTTTTCAAGCACGCCTTTCTCAGAAAGTTCAACCGCAAGATTCAGCGCAGTCTGTCCGCCCATTGTCGGCAGGAGCGCATCAGGCCGTTCTTTTTTTATTATCATTTCAAGAATATCCGCAGTAAGCGGCTCAACATAAGTGACATCCGCTATTTCAGGGTCTGTCATGATTGTGGCAGGATTTGAATTTACAAGAATGACTCTGTAACCCTCTTCGCGGAGCGCCTTGCACGCCTGAGTTCCTGAATAATCAAACTCGCAGGCCTGCCCGATGACTATGGGTCCTGAGCCAATCAACAGTATGCTTTTTATGTCAGTTCTTCTTGGCATTCGTCCTTAAAAGTGTCAGAAAGCAGAGTCTTTGACACTATCTTTATTCACATCCCTTTAATCATTTCCCTGAACCTCTCAAACAAATACACGGAATCATTCGGTCCGGGTCCCGCCTCGGGGTGATACTGGACTGAAAACACGGGAAGCTCCAAATGCTTCATGCCTTCCTCGGTCCCGTCGTACAAATTTTTATGCGTAAGTTCCACCTGCTCTTTAAGTGTTTTTATATCAACACAGTAATTGTGATTCTGCGATGTTATCTCAACTTTTTCCGTTGCAATATCCATCACAGGATGATTCCCTCCGTGATGGCCGAATTTCAATTTATACGTCCTGCCTCCCATCGCAAGCCCTAAAATCTGATGTCCGAGGCATATGCCGAACACAGGCTTTTTGCCTAAAAGTTTCTTTACATTTTCTATCGCATAAGTAACCGTCTGCGGGTCCCCGGGTCCGTTGCTCAAAAGTATTCCGTCGGGATTCATCTCAAGCGCCGCCTCTGCCGGAGTTTGTGCAGGCACAACTGTTATATCAAAACCGGCATCTGCAAGGTTTCTTAAAATATTAAACTTAACTCCAAAATCATAAACAACCACTTTGGGGGGATAAGGGGTTAGAGTTTGGGGGTTGGTATGTTCTTTTTTATCAATCCCTAAGCCCAAATCCCAAATCCCTGCGTCTGACTGCCGTTTCCACACGCCCTCTGTCCATTTATATGATTTTTCCGCGGTTACTTCCTTTACAAGGTCTGCGGCAGAGATTCCAGGATGCTTCCTGACCTTTTCTAAAAGACTTTCAGGATTGAAATCAACTGCTGAAATTATGCCCATTTGCACGCCGTTATCCCTTAAGTGAGCAGTAAGCGCCCTTGTGTCAATGCCTGAAATGCCGGTTATTTTATTTT
This genomic interval from Nitrospirota bacterium contains the following:
- the carA gene encoding glutamine-hydrolyzing carbamoyl-phosphate synthase small subunit, whose amino-acid sequence is MSLNKAKALLVLSDGTVFEGRSFGYEGEVIGEVVFNTSMTGYQEIITDPSYKGQIVVMTYTQIGNYGINDKDVESKQPNVEGFIVKEYLNFHSNWRSQKNLNDYLKENKITGISGIDTRALTAHLRDNGVQMGIISAVDFNPESLLEKVRKHPGISAADLVKEVTAEKSYKWTEGVWKRQSDAGIWDLGLGIDKKEHTNPQTLTPYPPKVVVYDFGVKFNILRNLADAGFDITVVPAQTPAEAALEMNPDGILLSNGPGDPQTVTYAIENVKKLLGKKPVFGICLGHQILGLAMGGRTYKLKFGHHGGNHPVMDIATEKVEITSQNHNYCVDIKTLKEQVELTHKNLYDGTEEGMKHLELPVFSVQYHPEAGPGPNDSVYLFERFREMIKGM
- the carB gene encoding carbamoyl-phosphate synthase large subunit — its product is MPRRTDIKSILLIGSGPIVIGQACEFDYSGTQACKALREEGYRVILVNSNPATIMTDPEIADVTYVEPLTADILEMIIKKERPDALLPTMGGQTALNLAVELSEKGVLEKYKVELIGAKLHAIKKAEDRELFKEAMNSIGLETPKSRYVGSMEDGLKAIEYVGFPAILRPSFTLGGTGGSIAYNIDEYKENISRALQLSPVHQVLVEESVIGWKEFELEVMRDCRDNVVIICSIENFDPMGIHTGDSITIAPAQTLTDKEYQMMRDASISIIREIGVDTGGSNIQFAVNPKDGSMVVIEMNPRVSRSSALASKATGFPIARIAAKLAVGLTLYEVPNDITKETPASFEPAIDYVVVKFPRFAFEKFPEADAVLTTQMKSVGEVMSIGRTFKESLQKAIRSLEIDSSGFEPLKADIDETRTKLKIPNWERIWYIAHSMRIGMTVDEIYELTGIDPWFLHNIREIVEMEEEIKKVEGRRLKDEHIEILREAKEYGFSDKRLASLLQIDEKKIREFRKSSQIKAVYKIVDTCAAEFKAYTPYFYSTYERPFYKGI